In Polyangiaceae bacterium, the genomic window GCTGAGCGAGCAGGAGATCGGGGTCGCGCTGTGCGCTTACATCGTGGCCGAAGCCTGCGCCGGCCTGCACGCCGCCCATGAGCTCAAGGATCCGGACGGGCGCCCGCTGAACCTCGTTCACCGGGACGTCTCACCTCAGAACATCTTCGTGACTTACGGCGGTGGGGTCCGGGTGCTCGACTTCGGGATCGCCAAGGCGGCGGACCGCACTGCCCACACCGAGGTGGGGCAGCTCAAGGGAAAGTTCGAGTACATGGCCCCGGAACAGTGCCGGGGCAAAGCCATCGACCGGCGCTGCGACGTCTTCGCCCTGGGCATCGTGCTCTACGAGCTGCTGACCCGGAGGCGGCTCTTCAAGCGGGACACCAAGCTGGCGGTGCTCGAGGCCGTCTGCCGAGAGATGCCCGCGCCGCCCAGCAAGGTCATCGAGGGCTGCCCGGAGTCGCTCGATCGGGTGGCGATGAAGGCCTTGGCGAAGCGCGCCGACGACCGTTACGCGACGGCCGCCGACATGCGCCGGGACCTGATGGCCGTGGTGCGGGAGCTGCTCGGAGTGGACGACCCGGAGGACGCTCTGGTCGGGATGATGCAGCGGCTGTTCGGCGACCGCATCGCCGAGAAGAACGAGATGTTGCGCCGGGTTCGCGCCGGCGGCTCCGTGGGCGCGGTGCCGACCGCCGAGGCGGACGCCGCGGTGGAGATCCCGGAGCTCGAAGGGATGCTGGCGGACACCGGGGCTTCCGGCGTGGGGTCGAACCCGCGCGGCCAGCTGGAGAGCGGCTTCACCTTCGGCGGGTCGCACGCGGGCTCCGGAGTGGACGCGCTCGCTCAAGCGGCGGCGCAGAAGCGCAAGACGCAGGCCGCGATCGTGGCGGCCATGGCCGCCGCCGGGACGGTGTTCGTGCTCGGCATCGTGATCGTGGTGCTGAGCATGCCGAAGCCCAACGGGGTCGCGCTGAGCCAAGGGACGGGAGCGCTGCGGGTCCCGGCGTCGTTCTGGGCGAAGCCGGAGCCGCCGGCGCCCCCGGTGGCGAGCGAGGTCGTGTTCAAGGTGGTCAGCAATCCCGCCGGCGCCACGCTGCTCGTGGACGGCGTCGAGAAGGGCCCGACCCCCATCGAGGTCAAGCTGCCGCGGGGCGACCAAGCCGTCGAGCTGACGCTCAGGCGCGAGGGCTACGCCGACGCCGTCGAGAAGGTCACGCCGGACGAGAACCAGCGCTTCCGCGTCTCGCTGACCCGCGAGAAGGCGAAGGGCGGCGGCGCCGCACCAGTCAAGCAGACGGGCGGCGGCTTCCACCGCTTCGACTGAGGCGCCTCGACGGCGGGCGCCTCGGGTGCCATATCCGGGGCTCGCCATGAGCCTGGTCCCGCTCCGCCGCCATCGAAGCGCTCCGTCGCCGAGCGAGCTCCGGGCCTTCTTGCCGACCTCCCGCGCGGAGATGGACGCCCGGGGCTGGGAAGAGCTCGACATCCTGATCGTGACCGGCGACGCCTACGTGGATCATCCGGCGTTCGGGCCGGTGCTGATCGCGCGCTTCCTGGAGGGGCGAGGCTACCGCGTGGGCCTCTTGGCTCAGCCCCGCTGGGACGGTCCCGAAGCGCTCCGGGTGATGGGGCGGCCGCGCCTCTTCGTCGGCGTCAGCGCCGGCAACCTGGACAGCATGCTGAACAAGCTCACCGCGCAGAAGAAGGTGCGCTCCGACGACCAGTACTCGCCCGGCGGGCGCCCGAACCAGCGCCCGAACCGCGCGAGCATCGTCTACGCCAACCTGTGCCGGCAGGCGTTTCCGGGCCTGCCGGTGGTGCTCGGCGGGATCGAGGCGTCCCTGCGGCGCATCGCGCACTACGACTACTGGTCGGACTCGGTGCGGCGCTCCGTGCTGCTCGACGCCAAGGCGGACCTCCTGGTGTTCGGCATGGGCGAGCGCGCCGCTTGGGAGATCGCCCAGCGGCTCGCGGCCGGCGAGCGCGCGAGCGACCTCCACGACGTCCGAGGCACCGCGGTGGTCAAGAAGAACCCGGCCGAGTGGCAGCCGCTCGCGGACGCCCCGAGTCGCTTCGTGACGGACGGCAAGCTGGTGGTCTTGCCGTCCTTCGACGACGTGAGCCGTGACAAGCGCGCGTTCGCCAAGATGACGGCGCTCTTCCAGAAGGAGACGAACGCCCACAACGGGCGTCCCTTGCTGCAAGTTCACGGTCAGGAGGCCGTGTACCTGAACCCGCCTGCGTTGCCGCTGGCGGAGGCCGACATGGATGGCCTGTACGCGCTGCCCTTCGCGCGGCGCCCGCACTTCTCGTACGGGCAGGAGCGCATCCCCGCCTTCGAGACCGTCAAGCACTCGATCGTGACGATGCGCGGCTGCTTCGGCGGCTGCACCTTCTGCAGCATCACCGAGCACGAGGGCCGGATCATCCAGAGCCGGTCGGAACGGAGCGTGCTCGACGAAATCCGGCAGCTCTCCCGCATGAGCGGCTTCTCCGGGGTCGTGACCGACGTCGGCGGCCCCACCGCCAACATGTACAAGCTGCACTGCAAGGAGCCGAAGATCGAAGCGGCGTGCCGCCGGCTCTCCTGCGTTCACCCTGGGGTGTGCGAGAACCTCGTCACCGATCACGATCCGCTCGTGCAGCTCCTGCGCAAGGTGAGGCGCGAGAAGGGAGTGAAGCGAGTCTTCATCGCCTCCGGCGTGCGCTACGACTTGGCGGTGAAGAGCCCGGCCTTCATCCGCGAGCTCGCCGAGCACCACACCGGAGGGCAGCTCTCGGTCGCGCCCGAGCACGTCGATCCCGAGGTGCTCGACAAGATGAAGAAGCCCGGAGTCGAGACCTACGAGAGGTTCGCGCAGGCGTTCTGTCAGGCCAGCGACGCCGCCGGCAAGGAGCAGTACCTGGTGCCGTACTACATCACCGGGCATCCGGGCTCGACGCTCGCGGACACCATCGAGCTCGCGCGCTACCTGAAGCGGAACGACATGCGCCCGCGCCAGGTCCAAGACTTCATCCCCACGCCGATGGCGGTGGCCACGGCGATGTACTTCACGGGCCTCGACCCGTTCACGGGAGAGCCGGTGCCGGTGGCGCGGGAGCTGCGCGACAAGCGGCTCTTGAAGGCGCTGATCTTCTGGTGGGATCCCGAGCACTGGCCGCTGGCCCGGGAAGCGCTGAGAAAGGCCGGCAGGAGCGACCTGATCGGCACCAGAGACAGCGCGCTGATCCCGCCGGCTCGTCCGGCCCGGGAGGGACCGCCCAAGGGAGGATGGTATAAGGGCGGACGTGTCGAGCGAGGGCCACGGACGGCGTCCCACGGGCGTGCCCAAGACGCTCAAGGCGGAGGAGGGCGTGCAGAGCGAGGTGATGCGCCGCGTGAAGGCGCCGCACCGCCCCGTGCTGGTCGTCGTCAGCGGTAGCGAGAAGGACGTCGGCAGCCGCGTGATCGTCGATCGCACGCTGCTGCTCGGGCGGGATCCCGACGCCGCGCTCACGCTGTCGGATGGTCTCGTCTCCTGGCACCACGCCAGCATCGACGATCGGGGCGACGCCTGGGCGCTGGTCGATCTCGGCAGCACCAACGGGGTCACGCTGAACGGTGAGAAGGTCACCGACGCTGTGCTCTCTCCCAACGACAACATAGTGCTCGGGACGACCGTGGTCCGCTTCGAGCTCCAGGACGGGGTCGCGCAGGCCTACAACCAGGTCGTCGAACGCTTGCTGAACATCGACGACCTGTCCGGGCTGTTCGTGCGACGCAAGTTCGACG contains:
- a CDS encoding serine/threonine protein kinase translates to MGAAESTSLDTIGRYEVVGRLAVGGMAEILLGRLRGPSGFERAVVIKRILPHLAEQPAFVDMFLDEARLAARIQHRNVVQVHELGQDGKNLFLTMEYLEGENAAGIIRRSLLSEQEIGVALCAYIVAEACAGLHAAHELKDPDGRPLNLVHRDVSPQNIFVTYGGGVRVLDFGIAKAADRTAHTEVGQLKGKFEYMAPEQCRGKAIDRRCDVFALGIVLYELLTRRRLFKRDTKLAVLEAVCREMPAPPSKVIEGCPESLDRVAMKALAKRADDRYATAADMRRDLMAVVRELLGVDDPEDALVGMMQRLFGDRIAEKNEMLRRVRAGGSVGAVPTAEADAAVEIPELEGMLADTGASGVGSNPRGQLESGFTFGGSHAGSGVDALAQAAAQKRKTQAAIVAAMAAAGTVFVLGIVIVVLSMPKPNGVALSQGTGALRVPASFWAKPEPPAPPVASEVVFKVVSNPAGATLLVDGVEKGPTPIEVKLPRGDQAVELTLRREGYADAVEKVTPDENQRFRVSLTREKAKGGGAAPVKQTGGGFHRFD
- a CDS encoding YgiQ family radical SAM protein codes for the protein MSLVPLRRHRSAPSPSELRAFLPTSRAEMDARGWEELDILIVTGDAYVDHPAFGPVLIARFLEGRGYRVGLLAQPRWDGPEALRVMGRPRLFVGVSAGNLDSMLNKLTAQKKVRSDDQYSPGGRPNQRPNRASIVYANLCRQAFPGLPVVLGGIEASLRRIAHYDYWSDSVRRSVLLDAKADLLVFGMGERAAWEIAQRLAAGERASDLHDVRGTAVVKKNPAEWQPLADAPSRFVTDGKLVVLPSFDDVSRDKRAFAKMTALFQKETNAHNGRPLLQVHGQEAVYLNPPALPLAEADMDGLYALPFARRPHFSYGQERIPAFETVKHSIVTMRGCFGGCTFCSITEHEGRIIQSRSERSVLDEIRQLSRMSGFSGVVTDVGGPTANMYKLHCKEPKIEAACRRLSCVHPGVCENLVTDHDPLVQLLRKVRREKGVKRVFIASGVRYDLAVKSPAFIRELAEHHTGGQLSVAPEHVDPEVLDKMKKPGVETYERFAQAFCQASDAAGKEQYLVPYYITGHPGSTLADTIELARYLKRNDMRPRQVQDFIPTPMAVATAMYFTGLDPFTGEPVPVARELRDKRLLKALIFWWDPEHWPLAREALRKAGRSDLIGTRDSALIPPARPAREGPPKGGWYKGGRVERGPRTASHGRAQDAQGGGGRAERGDAPREGAAPPRAGRRQR
- a CDS encoding GGDEF domain-containing protein, with protein sequence MPKTLKAEEGVQSEVMRRVKAPHRPVLVVVSGSEKDVGSRVIVDRTLLLGRDPDAALTLSDGLVSWHHASIDDRGDAWALVDLGSTNGVTLNGEKVTDAVLSPNDNIVLGTTVVRFELQDGVAQAYNQVVERLLNIDDLSGLFVRRKFDAELEQMIDAAKRQSKTVALLVMDLDGIKKINDTHGHLFGAYVIGASGKLIGQVVGQRGIGSRFGGDEFLAALPGFEAEAAVGVAEEIRAAIGSHPFEKDGIPLRPGISIGVATFPADAADAKDLFQKADEALYRAKQGGKNRVCR